GCACCGATGGTCAGACACACGGCACCGGTCCCCCGGCGCCGAGCCTCGATCAAGGCGCGTCTGGCATCGGCGGCGCCGTAGGCCTTCTCGTAACCATGGTCATAGGCCAGCCCGTCCGACAGCACCACCAGCAGCCGCCGCGAGGTGCCCCCGCGCTCCTCCAACACTGCCGAGCCGTGCCGGATCGCCGCGCCGAGGCGCGAATAGGCCCCGGGTTCGAGGCTGTTGAGTCGTCGGATCACCTGCGCATCCAAATGGTCGTCGAACCGCTTGACCGGGACCATGGTCACAGCCGACCGCCCCTGGGAGTAGTAGGCGTACAACGACACCCGGTCGCCCAGGTCGTGTAGCGCGACCATCAGATGGGCCACCGCCGTGCGCTGCTGCTGGTGCACCGTGCGGCCGACGGTGCCCGGCTCCGCAGCCGAGCCGGAGACGTCCAACAGCAGCAGCACCGACAGATCGCGTCGTCGTCGCAGACTGTCGAGATACACGGCCTCGTCGGGCACCGACCCGGCCCGAACTTCGACGCGTGCCTCGAGAGCGGCGTCGATGTCGATGTCGTCGCCCTGGGGCTGGCGGTGCCGTCGATGCAGCCCCATGCCGAGGCGCGCCAGTGGCCGCCGGATGCTGATCGCGTCTTCGATCTGCTGGGTGGCGTATGCCTTGATCTGCGGGTCAGCCTCGCGGACAGTGCACCAATCGAGGCGATAGGCCTGGCGTTCGGCGTTCCACTCCGGGTACCTCACCCCCTCGGTCTTGATGTCGACGATCTCCTCCGACGGTGCGGTGGCCAGCGACGAGACCGCCCGTAGCCCGCGTTTCGCTGAGTTGGTCCGGTGCGTCGGCGAATCGGCACCGGGCGGCCCCCCACCGTTGCCGCCCGTCTTGCGCGCCGAGGCCAGCAGTTTCTTGAGCCACTTACCGATTGCCCCGCCGCCGCCGACCGGGCTGGAGAACAGATCGGGGTCATCGGAATCATCAACATCGTCCTCGTCGAGTTCCTGGAGTTCCCGGGCGCCCGGTTTGCGCGGCACGTGTCCGACAGACTGTTGATCCTCCTGCCCGACGGCGGAAGCGCATGCCGCCTGCACCTTCTTGGCGTTGACCTCGCCAAAGGCCGTCGGCGGATCAGGCAATACGTCCTTTCCCCGTGCGATCAGCAGCGAGGCCGCGGGCGAATCGCTGCGCCCACCGATGCTTCGATCTGCCAACGCGCCCAGTGTGATCGGCAGGAGTGCGTCGTTCTCCAAGAGTGCCCGGTGCGCCTCGACGGCCAGGTAACGCCGGGCCAGCCGCCGGTGACGGACCAATGCTCCGATCACGTCCGGAGCCAGACTGCCGGCTGCGATGAGCGACGCCTGCACGGCTACCGATTCCAGCTGCGAGCGCGCGGGACCCGCGGGGTCCACGAACACGGTCTGGCCGTCGGTCCACGGTGGGGCGCCGGAGTCGGCCGCCGCGACCGCGACCGGGCGACCCGCGAGTGCGGAGGCCAGCATGCCCAACCCGGCGAAACGGCCACCGTCACCGCCATCTGACAACTGACACCTCCACCGTAGCGCTTCGATTGACCAAATATCTGTTCCACCGTAGAGTTCGGACCTACCGGAGTCAATGAACTCGGTCGACCGGCGGACGTGGCGTCGCCAGCCAAGTGCACACCAACCAGTAAGGGCTGCAAATTGATTGACTTCAACGGCCGGGTCGCAGTGGTGACCGGGGCCGGCCGTGGTCTCGGTCGGGAGTACGCGCTCGCGTTGGCAAGGCGCGGCGCCGCAGTCGTCGTCAACGATCTCGGCGGTTCCATGTCGGGCCGGGGCTCGGACATCGCGGTGGCCGATCAGGTTGTCGCGGAGATCTCCGCGGCAGGCGGCACCGCAGTGGCCTCCTACGATTCGGTCGACAGTCCTGAAGGCGGTGAGGCGATCGTGCACGCCGCCCTCGACCGGTTCGGCCGACTCGACGCCGTGATCAGCAACGCAGGCATCTTCAACAGCATCCCGTTCGACGAACTGTCCGCCGAGGATTGGCGGCGCATGCTGCGCGTGCACCTCGACGGCGGCTTCTACCTCTCCCAACCTGCGTACCGCGCGATGAAGAGCCAGGGCTATGGCCGGTTCGTCTTCATCGCCTCGTCGGCGGGAATGTTCGGGCAGCACCTCGAAGCCCATTACGCCGCAGCCAAGGCCGGCCTGGTCGGGTTGAGCAACGTGATCGCGCTCGAGGGTGCACCGCACGGAATCCTGGCCAACACCGTGCTGCCCTTCGGCATGTCCAGGATGGTCACCGAGACCCTCGGCGATCCGAAAGCGCTTGAGGACAACGGCTTTTTCCGGGCCATCCGACCCGAGCTCGTCGCACCGCTGGTGGTGTATCTGGCCAGCAACAGCTGCGAGTTCAGCCACCAGAACTTCTCTGCGTGTGCCGGCCGGTTTGCCCGGGTGTTCGTCGGGCTGGGCGAGGGCTGGATGGCGCCGTCCGACAGCAACCCCACTGCCGACGACGTCGCCGCTCACCTATCGGAAGTGACTGCGACAGAACCGTTCACAGTCCCGGGGTCGATCTACGACGAGGTGTTCGGGGTCACCGAACGTCTCGGCGTCAACGCCTGAAACGCTCTGCCGGTGCTGCCAGGATCCTCAGCGTCCCTGCACGGTTCTGGTAGCCTCTAACCCAAATATTGGGTCGGTATACCCAAGACTACGACGGGAGCCAGCAATCATCGTGGAGCCGCGGTGGGCAGTCCCCAGGTAACGCCTGGGGAGCGTAGGACGCTCAAGCGCACCCCAGGTCGCGCAGCTGATATCGGTACCGTCGCCGAGGATCGCACGCGCCGCACCGAGATTCTCGAGACCGCTG
The window above is part of the Mycolicibacterium fortuitum subsp. fortuitum genome. Proteins encoded here:
- a CDS encoding nitric oxide reductase activation protein NorD, producing the protein MLASALAGRPVAVAAADSGAPPWTDGQTVFVDPAGPARSQLESVAVQASLIAAGSLAPDVIGALVRHRRLARRYLAVEAHRALLENDALLPITLGALADRSIGGRSDSPAASLLIARGKDVLPDPPTAFGEVNAKKVQAACASAVGQEDQQSVGHVPRKPGARELQELDEDDVDDSDDPDLFSSPVGGGGAIGKWLKKLLASARKTGGNGGGPPGADSPTHRTNSAKRGLRAVSSLATAPSEEIVDIKTEGVRYPEWNAERQAYRLDWCTVREADPQIKAYATQQIEDAISIRRPLARLGMGLHRRHRQPQGDDIDIDAALEARVEVRAGSVPDEAVYLDSLRRRRDLSVLLLLDVSGSAAEPGTVGRTVHQQQRTAVAHLMVALHDLGDRVSLYAYYSQGRSAVTMVPVKRFDDHLDAQVIRRLNSLEPGAYSRLGAAIRHGSAVLEERGGTSRRLLVVLSDGLAYDHGYEKAYGAADARRALIEARRRGTGAVCLTIGASTDVESLRRVFGSTAHVTISSPDQLAGVIGPMFRSAIRSGEVRRRVS
- a CDS encoding SDR family NAD(P)-dependent oxidoreductase, with product MIDFNGRVAVVTGAGRGLGREYALALARRGAAVVVNDLGGSMSGRGSDIAVADQVVAEISAAGGTAVASYDSVDSPEGGEAIVHAALDRFGRLDAVISNAGIFNSIPFDELSAEDWRRMLRVHLDGGFYLSQPAYRAMKSQGYGRFVFIASSAGMFGQHLEAHYAAAKAGLVGLSNVIALEGAPHGILANTVLPFGMSRMVTETLGDPKALEDNGFFRAIRPELVAPLVVYLASNSCEFSHQNFSACAGRFARVFVGLGEGWMAPSDSNPTADDVAAHLSEVTATEPFTVPGSIYDEVFGVTERLGVNA